From a region of the Streptomyces tirandamycinicus genome:
- a CDS encoding dipeptidase, which yields MDFLAEARSLLTSFPVVDGHNDLPWALREQVRYDLDRRDIATDQTGRLHTDIPRLRAGGVGAQFWSVFVRSDMAGDQAVSATLEQIDAVDRLLARYPADLVRALTADDMESAREEGRIASLMGAEGGHSINNSLATLRALYALGVRYMTLTHNDNNDWADSATDEPRFGGLSAFGREVVREMNRTGMLVDLSHVAATTMRDALDTSAAPVIFSHSSARAICDHPRNIPDDVLERLPANGGVAMATFVPKFVLTAAVAWTSAADENMRAHGLHPLDTTEAGMKVQRAYEAEHPRPMATAATVADHLDHMREAAGIDHIGIGGDFDGTAFTPAGLEDVAGYPNLIAELLRRGWSRPELAKLTWQNAVRVLRDAESVARDLRSRRAPSNATLQSTASTPGR from the coding sequence GTGGATTTTCTCGCCGAAGCCCGTTCCCTGCTCACTTCCTTTCCCGTCGTGGACGGTCACAACGATCTTCCGTGGGCGCTGCGCGAGCAGGTCCGCTACGACCTGGACCGCCGTGACATCGCGACCGACCAGACGGGCAGACTCCACACCGACATCCCGAGGCTGAGGGCCGGCGGCGTCGGAGCCCAGTTCTGGTCGGTGTTCGTGCGCAGCGACATGGCCGGCGACCAGGCGGTCAGCGCCACGCTGGAGCAGATCGACGCGGTGGACCGGCTGCTGGCCCGCTACCCGGCGGACCTGGTGCGCGCCCTGACCGCCGACGACATGGAGTCGGCGCGCGAGGAGGGCCGTATCGCCTCCCTCATGGGGGCGGAGGGCGGCCACTCCATCAACAACTCGCTCGCCACGCTGCGTGCGCTGTACGCGCTCGGCGTCCGCTACATGACGCTGACGCACAACGACAACAACGACTGGGCGGACTCGGCGACCGACGAGCCGCGGTTCGGCGGGCTGTCCGCGTTCGGCCGCGAGGTCGTACGGGAGATGAACCGCACGGGCATGCTCGTCGACCTCTCGCACGTCGCCGCGACGACGATGCGGGACGCCCTGGACACGTCCGCCGCCCCGGTGATCTTCTCCCACTCCTCCGCCCGGGCGATCTGCGACCACCCGCGCAACATCCCCGACGACGTGCTGGAGCGGCTCCCGGCGAACGGCGGCGTGGCGATGGCGACGTTCGTCCCGAAGTTCGTCCTGACGGCCGCGGTCGCCTGGACCAGCGCGGCGGACGAGAACATGCGGGCGCACGGCCTCCACCCCCTCGACACGACCGAGGCGGGCATGAAGGTCCAGCGGGCGTACGAGGCGGAGCACCCGCGCCCGATGGCGACGGCGGCCACGGTCGCGGACCATCTCGACCACATGCGCGAGGCGGCCGGCATCGACCACATCGGCATCGGCGGCGACTTCGACGGCACCGCGTTCACCCCGGCCGGCCTGGAGGACGTGGCGGGCTACCCCAACCTGATCGCGGAACTCCTGCGCCGCGGCTGGTCCCGCCCCGAGCTGGCGAAGCTCACCTGGCAGAACGCGGTCCGCGTCCTCCGCGACGCGGAATCCGTCGCGCGCGACCTCCGGTCCCGCCGCGCCCCCTCGAACGCGACGCTCCAGTCGACGGCGAGCACGCCCGGGCGGTGA
- a CDS encoding GtrA family protein, producing MSERGALRVRLNRLAREVAKFGAVGAMGLLVNMAVFNLLRQTTEIPVVRASLLATVVAILFNYVGFRYFTYRDRDKSGRTKELTLFLLFSAVGLVIENGVLYVATYGFGWDGPLQSNVFKFLGIAVATLFRFWSYRTWVFRALPAREAVQTAESFLEQRRTEQPDRVGS from the coding sequence ATGAGCGAACGGGGCGCACTGCGTGTGCGACTGAACCGGCTCGCGCGCGAGGTCGCCAAGTTCGGCGCTGTCGGCGCCATGGGCCTCCTGGTCAACATGGCGGTCTTCAACCTGCTGCGGCAGACCACCGAGATCCCGGTGGTGCGCGCCAGCCTCCTCGCCACGGTCGTCGCCATCCTGTTCAACTACGTGGGCTTCCGCTACTTCACCTACCGGGATCGGGACAAGAGCGGCCGCACCAAGGAGCTCACCCTGTTCCTGCTGTTCAGCGCGGTGGGCCTGGTGATCGAGAACGGTGTGCTGTACGTCGCGACCTACGGCTTCGGCTGGGACGGCCCGCTGCAGAGCAACGTGTTCAAGTTCCTCGGGATCGCCGTGGCGACGCTGTTCCGGTTCTGGTCGTACCGCACCTGGGTCTTCCGGGCCCTGCCCGCCCGCGAGGCCGTGCAGACCGCGGAGTCGTTCCTGGAGCAGCGGCGTACGGAGCAGCCCGACCGCGTCGGCAGCTGA
- a CDS encoding peptide MFS transporter translates to MASSLTKDSSPTPGEKTFFGHPRGMATLFMTEMWERFSWYGMRGILVLYLVAGVLDGPLQGREALAASIYGVYNAVVYMAAMPGGWIADRLWGARKAVLVGGIVIALGHYTLAIPSDTAFFAGLVLIAAGTGLLKPNISAMVGGLYEGQSSARRDAGFTLFYMAINIGAMAAPLAVGYLGENVNWHLGFSVAGIGMTLAVVQYVLGSRHLGDVGKEPGTPATPEEKRTALRRVLLWGGLAVAALAVDVLLGTYDIEHIVNVLAVLGIVVPVVYFTAIYRNPALTAADRPKIQAFVWFFATAVLFWLIYDQSGSLLTLFADNKTDRVIGGWEFPASWYQSVNPAMVIVLAPLFATLWVKLAQRNREPSTPMKFALAMLLIGGSFAIMGLAGAAAANSETGKVTIFWLLSVYLVQTLGEMCLSPVGLSLSTKLAPKQFVGQIMGLWFLATATGNALNGWVTKLNEPLGDAAYYSMWAAVAIAAGLTFMMAGKRIRALMGDVR, encoded by the coding sequence ATGGCGTCCAGCCTGACGAAGGACTCGTCCCCCACCCCTGGCGAGAAGACCTTCTTCGGCCACCCCCGCGGTATGGCCACGCTCTTCATGACGGAGATGTGGGAGCGCTTCTCCTGGTACGGAATGCGCGGCATCCTCGTCCTCTACCTGGTCGCGGGGGTGCTCGACGGGCCGCTCCAGGGCAGGGAGGCGCTCGCCGCCTCCATCTACGGCGTCTACAACGCCGTCGTCTACATGGCCGCCATGCCCGGCGGCTGGATCGCCGACCGGCTGTGGGGCGCGCGCAAGGCCGTCCTCGTCGGCGGCATCGTCATCGCCCTCGGGCACTACACCCTGGCGATCCCCTCGGACACCGCCTTCTTCGCCGGTCTGGTGCTCATCGCCGCCGGTACGGGCCTGCTGAAGCCGAACATCTCGGCCATGGTCGGCGGGCTCTACGAGGGCCAGTCCAGCGCCCGCCGCGACGCCGGCTTCACGCTCTTCTACATGGCGATCAACATCGGCGCCATGGCCGCCCCACTGGCCGTCGGCTACCTCGGTGAGAACGTCAACTGGCACCTCGGCTTCTCCGTCGCCGGTATCGGCATGACGCTGGCGGTCGTCCAGTACGTCCTCGGCAGCCGCCACCTCGGCGACGTCGGCAAGGAGCCCGGCACCCCGGCGACGCCGGAGGAGAAGCGGACCGCGCTGCGCAGGGTCCTGCTGTGGGGCGGTCTGGCCGTCGCCGCACTCGCCGTGGACGTGCTGCTCGGCACGTACGACATCGAGCACATCGTCAACGTGCTGGCGGTCCTGGGCATCGTCGTGCCGGTCGTCTACTTCACCGCGATCTACCGCAACCCGGCGCTGACCGCCGCCGACCGGCCCAAGATCCAGGCGTTCGTCTGGTTCTTCGCCACGGCCGTGCTGTTCTGGCTGATCTACGACCAGTCGGGCTCGCTGCTGACGCTGTTCGCGGACAACAAGACCGACCGCGTGATCGGCGGCTGGGAGTTCCCGGCGTCCTGGTACCAGTCGGTGAACCCGGCCATGGTCATCGTCCTGGCCCCGCTGTTCGCGACCCTCTGGGTGAAGCTCGCCCAGCGCAACCGCGAGCCCAGCACCCCGATGAAGTTCGCCCTGGCGATGCTGCTCATCGGCGGCTCCTTCGCCATCATGGGCCTGGCGGGCGCCGCCGCCGCGAACAGCGAGACCGGCAAGGTCACCATCTTCTGGCTGCTCAGCGTCTACCTCGTCCAGACCCTCGGCGAGATGTGCCTGTCGCCGGTGGGCCTGTCGCTCTCCACGAAGCTGGCGCCCAAGCAGTTCGTCGGCCAGATCATGGGCCTGTGGTTCCTGGCCACCGCGACGGGCAACGCCCTCAACGGCTGGGTGACCAAGCTCAACGAGCCGCTCGGCGACGCCGCGTACTACTCGATGTGGGCGGCCGTCGCGATCGCCGCGGGCCTGACGTTCATGATGGCGGGCAAGAGGATCCGCGCCCTCATGGGCGACGTCCGCTGA
- the purE gene encoding 5-(carboxyamino)imidazole ribonucleotide mutase gives MTTAPDSAPLVGIVMGSDSDWPVMENAAQALDEFEIPYEVDVVSAHRMPREMIAYGEQAADRGLKAIIAGAGGAAHLPGMLASVTPLPVIGVPVPLRYLDGMDSLLSIVQMPAGVPVATVSVAGARNAGLLAARILATRDADLLARMRDFQQELNDQATEKGRRLRSKVEGSADFGFGK, from the coding sequence ATGACCACCGCTCCCGACTCGGCCCCCCTCGTCGGCATCGTCATGGGCTCGGACTCCGACTGGCCCGTCATGGAGAACGCCGCCCAGGCCCTGGACGAGTTCGAGATCCCCTACGAGGTGGACGTCGTCTCCGCGCACCGGATGCCGCGCGAGATGATCGCGTACGGCGAGCAGGCGGCCGACCGGGGGCTCAAGGCGATCATCGCGGGCGCGGGCGGAGCCGCCCATCTGCCCGGCATGCTCGCCTCCGTCACCCCGCTGCCGGTGATCGGCGTGCCCGTGCCGCTGCGGTACCTCGACGGCATGGACTCGCTGCTGTCGATCGTGCAGATGCCCGCCGGCGTGCCGGTGGCGACCGTGTCGGTGGCCGGGGCCCGCAACGCCGGTCTGCTCGCGGCCCGGATCCTCGCCACCCGGGACGCCGACCTGCTGGCCCGGATGCGGGACTTCCAGCAGGAGCTGAACGACCAGGCGACGGAGAAGGGCAGGCGGCTGCGGAGCAAGGTGGAGGGATCGGCCGACTTCGGGTTCGGCAAGTAG
- a CDS encoding ATP-binding protein produces the protein MRRRLINSTLAVVLVVIAVFGVSLVIVETRTIGNSAQESVDSEALRLVSVIEAKVLEQERVDDGVLAEQIGPDRFARIEIPGNPPVEVGQRPSGSVIRGTAAGELGERVTVEESRATVTREVGRSLMIIAAVALLAVVAAVLLAVRQANRLASPLTDLAETAERLGSGDPRPRRKRYGVPELDRVADVLDASAERIARMLTAERRLAADASHQLRTPLTALSMRLEEIYATDDPDIVKEEAHVALTQVERLTDVVERLLTNARDPRTGSAVAFDLDEVVKQQIEEWRPAYRSAGRAIVCSGKQGMRAVGTPGAVAQVLAALIENSLMHGRGTVALRTRVTGNQAVIEVTDEGPGVPYDLGARIFERAISGRNSTGIGLAVARDLAEADGGRLELLQQQPAVFALFLSREARPREQEPERTVR, from the coding sequence GTGCGCCGCCGACTGATCAACTCCACCCTGGCCGTGGTGCTCGTGGTGATCGCCGTCTTCGGCGTGTCGCTCGTCATCGTCGAGACGCGGACCATCGGCAACAGCGCCCAGGAGAGCGTCGACTCCGAGGCGCTTCGGCTGGTCAGCGTCATCGAGGCCAAGGTGCTGGAACAGGAGCGGGTCGACGACGGGGTGCTGGCCGAGCAGATCGGTCCCGACCGCTTCGCCAGGATCGAGATTCCCGGAAACCCGCCGGTCGAAGTGGGGCAGCGGCCCTCCGGCAGCGTGATCCGCGGCACCGCGGCCGGTGAACTGGGCGAGCGGGTCACCGTCGAGGAGTCCCGCGCCACCGTGACCCGCGAGGTCGGCCGCTCCCTCATGATCATCGCGGCGGTGGCGCTGCTCGCCGTCGTCGCCGCGGTACTGCTCGCGGTACGGCAGGCCAACCGGCTCGCCTCGCCGCTGACCGACCTCGCCGAGACCGCGGAGCGGCTGGGCTCCGGTGACCCCCGGCCCCGCCGCAAGCGCTACGGGGTCCCCGAACTCGACCGTGTCGCCGACGTCCTGGACGCCAGCGCCGAGCGGATCGCCCGGATGCTCACCGCCGAGCGGCGGCTCGCCGCGGACGCGTCCCACCAGCTCCGTACCCCCCTGACCGCTCTCTCGATGCGGCTGGAGGAGATCTACGCCACCGACGACCCGGACATCGTCAAGGAGGAGGCGCACGTCGCCCTCACCCAGGTGGAACGCCTCACCGACGTGGTGGAGCGGCTGCTCACCAACGCCCGGGACCCGCGGACCGGGTCCGCCGTCGCCTTCGACCTCGACGAGGTCGTCAAGCAGCAGATCGAGGAGTGGCGCCCGGCGTACCGCAGCGCGGGACGCGCCATCGTCTGCTCCGGCAAGCAGGGGATGAGGGCCGTCGGCACCCCGGGGGCCGTGGCCCAGGTCCTGGCCGCCCTGATCGAGAACTCGCTGATGCACGGGCGCGGCACGGTGGCCCTGCGCACGCGGGTCACCGGCAACCAGGCCGTCATCGAGGTGACCGACGAGGGTCCCGGCGTACCGTACGACCTGGGGGCGCGGATCTTCGAGCGCGCCATCAGCGGGCGGAACTCGACGGGCATCGGCCTCGCGGTGGCCCGGGACCTCGCGGAGGCGGACGGCGGGCGGCTGGAGCTGCTGCAGCAGCAGCCCGCGGTGTTCGCCCTGTTCCTGAGCCGGGAGGCGCGCCCGCGCGAGCAGGAGCCGGAGCGCACGGTGCGCTGA
- a CDS encoding response regulator transcription factor, producing MTRVLLAEDDASISEPLARALRREGYEVEVREDGPSALDAGLRGAVDLVVLDLGLPGMDGLEVARRLRADGHSVPILVLTARADEVDTVVGLDAGADDYVTKPFRLAELLARVRALLRRGAAEPAAVPATHGVRIDVESHRAWMGDEELQLTAKEFDLLRVLVRDAGRVVTRDQLMREVWDTTWWSSTKTLDMHISWLRKKLGDDAANPRYIATVRGVGFRFEKN from the coding sequence ATGACCCGTGTACTGCTCGCCGAGGACGACGCATCCATCTCCGAGCCGCTGGCGCGCGCCCTGCGCCGGGAGGGGTACGAGGTCGAGGTCCGCGAGGACGGCCCGAGCGCGCTCGACGCCGGGCTCCGGGGCGCTGTCGATCTGGTCGTGCTGGATCTCGGGCTGCCCGGAATGGACGGGCTCGAAGTGGCGAGGCGGCTGCGTGCCGACGGCCACAGCGTGCCGATCCTGGTGCTGACCGCCCGCGCCGACGAGGTGGACACGGTGGTCGGCCTGGACGCCGGCGCCGACGACTACGTGACCAAGCCCTTCCGGCTCGCCGAACTGCTTGCGCGGGTACGGGCGTTGCTCCGCCGCGGTGCCGCGGAGCCCGCCGCCGTCCCCGCCACCCACGGGGTGCGGATCGACGTCGAGTCCCATCGGGCCTGGATGGGCGACGAGGAGCTCCAGCTCACGGCGAAGGAGTTCGACCTGCTGCGCGTGCTGGTGCGGGACGCCGGCCGGGTGGTCACCCGCGACCAGCTGATGCGGGAGGTCTGGGACACCACGTGGTGGTCCTCCACGAAGACCCTCGACATGCACATCTCCTGGCTGCGCAAGAAGCTGGGGGACGACGCGGCGAACCCGAGGTACATCGCGACGGTCCGGGGTGTCGGCTTCCGCTTCGAGAAGAACTGA
- a CDS encoding 5-(carboxyamino)imidazole ribonucleotide synthase, with amino-acid sequence MTFPVVGMVGGGQLARMTHEAGIPLGIRFKLLSDTPQDSAALVAGEVVVGDYRDLDTLRDFARGCDVITFDHEHVPTGHLRALEAEGVPVRPGPDALVHAQDKGVMRARLDAIGAPCPRHRIVADPADAAAFAAEVGGFPVILKTVRGGYDGKGVWFVRSEQDAEPPFRAGVPVLAEEKVDYRRELAANVVRSPHGQAVAYPVVESRQVDGVCDTVIAPAPDLDGELAGQAQQLALRIAQELGVVGHLAVELFETTDGRILVNELAMRPHNSGHWTQDGAVTSQFANHVRAVLDLPLGDPRPRATWTVMANVLGGDYPDMYQGYLHCMARDPQLKIHMYGKDVKPGRKVGHVNTYGDDLDDVLARARHAADYLRGTITE; translated from the coding sequence GTGACGTTTCCCGTAGTCGGCATGGTCGGCGGCGGACAGCTCGCCCGTATGACACACGAGGCAGGCATCCCCCTCGGCATCAGGTTCAAGCTCCTCAGTGACACCCCCCAGGACTCGGCGGCGCTGGTCGCCGGCGAGGTCGTCGTCGGCGACTACCGGGACCTGGACACCCTCCGTGACTTCGCCCGCGGCTGCGACGTGATCACCTTCGACCACGAGCACGTGCCCACCGGGCACCTGCGGGCCCTGGAGGCGGAGGGCGTACCCGTCCGCCCGGGCCCGGACGCGCTGGTGCACGCCCAGGACAAGGGGGTGATGCGCGCCCGGCTCGACGCGATCGGCGCGCCCTGCCCGCGCCACCGCATCGTCGCCGACCCGGCCGACGCGGCCGCCTTCGCGGCGGAGGTGGGGGGCTTCCCGGTGATCCTGAAGACCGTGCGCGGCGGCTACGACGGCAAGGGCGTCTGGTTCGTACGGAGCGAGCAGGACGCCGAGCCGCCGTTCCGCGCCGGGGTGCCCGTCCTCGCCGAGGAGAAGGTCGACTACCGCCGCGAGCTCGCCGCCAACGTCGTCCGCTCCCCGCACGGCCAGGCGGTCGCCTACCCCGTCGTCGAGTCGCGGCAGGTCGACGGCGTCTGCGACACCGTGATCGCCCCCGCCCCGGACCTCGACGGGGAACTGGCCGGGCAGGCCCAGCAGCTCGCACTGCGCATCGCGCAGGAGCTCGGCGTGGTCGGCCATCTTGCGGTCGAGCTCTTCGAGACCACGGACGGCCGCATCCTCGTCAACGAACTGGCGATGCGCCCGCACAACTCCGGGCACTGGACCCAGGACGGAGCCGTCACGTCCCAGTTCGCCAACCACGTGCGGGCCGTGCTCGACCTGCCGCTCGGCGACCCCAGGCCCCGGGCGACGTGGACGGTCATGGCGAACGTCCTCGGCGGCGACTACCCGGACATGTACCAGGGCTATCTGCACTGCATGGCCCGGGACCCGCAGCTGAAGATCCACATGTACGGCAAGGACGTGAAGCCGGGCCGCAAGGTCGGGCACGTCAACACCTACGGCGACGACCTGGACGACGTGCTCGCGCGCGCCCGCCACGCGGCCGACTACCTCAGAGGAACGATCACCGAATGA
- a CDS encoding STAS domain-containing protein, protein MDRGTVGSANRGRLRVEVRTEGQSEVVTPAGELDHHTAELLRAPLEDALDQGRARLVVDCSHLEFCDSTGLNVLLGARLRAEAAGGGVHLAGMLPVVARVFEITGAEAVFTVHDTVEAALAE, encoded by the coding sequence ATGGACCGCGGGACGGTCGGCAGTGCGAATCGAGGCCGCCTTCGGGTCGAGGTAAGGACCGAAGGCCAGAGCGAGGTGGTGACCCCGGCGGGTGAGCTCGATCACCACACCGCCGAATTGTTGCGTGCGCCACTCGAAGATGCGCTCGATCAAGGTCGTGCACGCTTGGTGGTCGACTGCTCACACCTGGAGTTCTGCGACTCCACGGGGCTGAACGTGCTGCTCGGTGCCCGCCTCAGGGCCGAGGCCGCCGGAGGCGGGGTCCATCTGGCCGGAATGCTTCCCGTCGTGGCACGGGTCTTCGAGATCACCGGTGCCGAGGCGGTCTTCACCGTCCACGACACGGTGGAAGCGGCCCTGGCGGAGTGA
- a CDS encoding ATP-binding protein, whose protein sequence is MSTTRQHPPGDLGPEPDGAPAGAGGGPGTVLPDGRVRTLALGNASGIVPLARDFTRQALYDWGWLPAPNADRRAAAEDVLLVVSELVTNACLHAEGPDRLRVSSDAKVLRLEVTDLGAGQPAPRTPHRAGRPGGHGMFIVQRLCLDWGVVRTPGMTGKTVWAELAAPS, encoded by the coding sequence ATGAGCACCACCCGGCAGCATCCGCCGGGCGACCTCGGCCCCGAGCCGGACGGCGCCCCCGCCGGGGCCGGCGGCGGACCCGGTACCGTCCTGCCCGACGGCCGGGTGCGCACCCTGGCTCTCGGGAACGCCAGCGGCATCGTCCCGCTCGCTCGCGACTTCACCCGGCAGGCCCTGTACGACTGGGGCTGGCTGCCCGCCCCCAATGCCGACCGGCGCGCCGCCGCCGAGGACGTCCTCCTCGTCGTCTCGGAACTGGTCACCAACGCCTGCCTGCACGCGGAAGGCCCCGACCGCCTGCGGGTCTCCAGCGATGCCAAGGTGCTCCGGCTGGAGGTCACCGATCTCGGCGCCGGCCAGCCCGCGCCCCGCACCCCGCACCGGGCCGGCCGGCCCGGCGGCCACGGCATGTTCATCGTCCAGCGCCTGTGCCTGGACTGGGGTGTCGTCAGGACTCCGGGGATGACGGGCAAGACGGTGTGGGCGGAGCTCGCGGCGCCCTCCTAG
- a CDS encoding peptidase, whose translation MSYQKRTALTLAVALACSVVLTAAPTAGAAVVDVDYRCQTPIGPKAAVSPIDIKAVRSGSGYRLTMSFGKGVSSSPVELGKGAMNPSAVIELGGAEEGSVPVSGPPNAEAIPPDTPIKINDLTGTYTPGKSGKVTFTAGVLTIKALGTTTTCTPGNNPKPSLEMDVQASGDGQQSGGSGSGSGGSGGSGGSGSGSDGSGGSGSAAGSGAGELPRTGPLDSAPALGALGGTVLLTGAAGVLWLTRRGQRSAG comes from the coding sequence GTGTCGTACCAGAAGCGGACAGCTCTCACGCTGGCGGTGGCGCTGGCGTGCTCGGTGGTGCTGACGGCCGCACCGACCGCCGGTGCCGCCGTCGTGGACGTCGACTACCGGTGCCAGACGCCCATCGGGCCCAAGGCCGCGGTGTCGCCCATCGACATCAAGGCCGTCAGGAGCGGCAGCGGCTACCGGCTCACGATGTCGTTCGGCAAGGGCGTCTCGTCCAGCCCGGTCGAGCTCGGCAAGGGAGCGATGAACCCGAGCGCGGTCATCGAGCTCGGCGGCGCGGAGGAGGGCAGCGTCCCCGTCTCGGGGCCGCCCAACGCCGAGGCGATCCCGCCCGACACCCCCATCAAGATCAACGATCTGACCGGGACGTACACCCCCGGGAAGAGCGGCAAGGTCACCTTCACCGCCGGGGTGCTCACCATCAAGGCACTCGGGACGACGACCACCTGCACCCCCGGGAACAACCCGAAGCCCTCGCTCGAGATGGACGTCCAGGCCTCGGGCGACGGGCAGCAGTCCGGGGGTTCCGGCTCGGGGTCCGGCGGATCCGGAGGTTCCGGGGGGTCCGGCTCCGGTTCCGACGGATCGGGGGGCTCCGGTTCCGCGGCGGGCTCGGGAGCCGGGGAGCTGCCGAGGACCGGTCCACTCGACTCCGCACCCGCGCTCGGCGCGCTCGGCGGCACCGTGCTCCTGACCGGAGCCGCCGGTGTGCTGTGGCTGACCCGGCGCGGACAGCGGTCCGCGGGCTGA